A stretch of the Tardiphaga sp. 709 genome encodes the following:
- a CDS encoding VOC family protein, translated as MSKMIFVNLPVSDLPRAVAFYEAVGATKNPQFSDDTAACMVFSDTIHAMLLTHDKYRQFTSKKIVDAKTSSEVLIAMSANSRDEVDDLVKKAVGAGGNPDPTPTQDFGFMYGRSYEDPDGHIWEVMWMDMAAAQTAMAQA; from the coding sequence ATGAGCAAAATGATCTTCGTCAACCTGCCGGTCAGCGACCTGCCCCGCGCGGTCGCCTTCTATGAGGCGGTCGGCGCGACCAAAAACCCGCAATTCTCCGACGACACCGCCGCCTGCATGGTGTTCTCCGACACCATCCACGCGATGCTGCTAACCCACGACAAATATCGCCAGTTCACCTCGAAGAAGATCGTCGACGCGAAGACGTCGAGCGAAGTGCTGATCGCGATGTCGGCCAACAGCCGCGATGAGGTCGACGATCTTGTGAAGAAGGCCGTGGGTGCGGGCGGCAACCCAGATCCGACACCCACGCAGGATTTCGGCTTCATGTATGGCCGCAGCTATGAGGACCCCGACGGTCACATCTGGGAAGTGATGTGGATGGACATGGCCGCGGCGCAGACTGCGATGGCTCAGGCCTGA
- a CDS encoding bifunctional 3-(3-hydroxy-phenyl)propionate/3-hydroxycinnamic acid hydroxylase, translating into MTLSSGQQQNDFQVVVVGHGPSGAIAASLLGDRGIRTLAIDRQREVYDKPRAIAIDHEILRLLDNLGAAERVLPYIAPFPASQHFGAKGQLIRRIDMVAEPYPLGYTPTMVFTQPPVEAALREHAAAYDSVAVELGTELLGFTQSTDRVTLQLRNDRGVTRDVTADYVIACDGASSGTRQQLGIAFEDLVFDEPWLVVDLQVSEAALGKLPQTAAQFCDPSRPTTFIIGPGNHRRFEIMLLPGEDPREMETAAQVWQLLAHWITPDDAVLWRAASYRFHALVAQEWRRGRIFLAGDAAHQQPPFIGQGMCQGIRDVGNLIWKLDRVLKGQSGATLLDTYGEERSEHVRQLTSRIKAIGHVICERDPDAAAARDERILAEGGGQPRTITRQEIVPPLQTGLLAFPLHPAHGTLFPQPWIKTAEGQRRLDSVAGTGWRLVLDMRNELEPGPDLQAIMTGLDIRPIRIGPAADGVLTEEDGVLAAWFDRHDCRAAIVRPDHYVFGVASDVSALDALLTDLAERLQ; encoded by the coding sequence GTGACGCTTTCATCCGGACAGCAGCAGAATGACTTTCAGGTCGTCGTGGTCGGCCATGGCCCGTCGGGCGCCATCGCCGCCAGCCTTCTCGGCGACCGCGGCATCCGCACACTGGCCATCGACCGTCAGCGCGAGGTCTATGACAAGCCGCGCGCCATCGCGATCGATCACGAGATCCTGCGCCTGCTCGACAATCTCGGCGCCGCGGAACGCGTGCTACCCTATATCGCGCCGTTCCCGGCCTCGCAGCATTTTGGTGCCAAGGGCCAGTTGATCCGCCGCATCGACATGGTCGCGGAGCCCTATCCGCTCGGTTACACGCCCACCATGGTATTCACGCAGCCGCCGGTGGAAGCCGCGCTGCGCGAACATGCTGCAGCCTATGACAGTGTCGCGGTTGAACTCGGCACCGAGCTCCTTGGCTTCACGCAATCGACGGATCGTGTGACGCTGCAGTTGCGGAACGACCGCGGCGTGACGCGCGATGTCACGGCCGACTATGTGATCGCCTGCGACGGCGCGTCGAGCGGGACGCGGCAACAGCTTGGCATCGCGTTCGAGGATCTCGTCTTCGATGAGCCTTGGCTTGTCGTCGATCTCCAGGTCAGCGAGGCGGCCCTCGGCAAGCTGCCGCAGACCGCGGCGCAATTCTGCGATCCGTCGCGGCCCACGACCTTCATCATCGGTCCCGGCAACCATCGCCGCTTCGAAATCATGCTGCTGCCCGGCGAAGATCCGCGCGAGATGGAGACGGCGGCACAGGTCTGGCAGTTGCTGGCGCACTGGATCACGCCTGACGATGCCGTGTTGTGGCGTGCGGCAAGCTACCGGTTTCACGCGCTGGTCGCGCAGGAGTGGCGACGTGGCCGCATCTTCCTTGCCGGCGATGCCGCGCACCAGCAACCGCCCTTCATCGGTCAGGGCATGTGCCAGGGTATCCGCGATGTCGGCAACCTGATCTGGAAGCTCGACCGCGTTCTCAAGGGGCAATCCGGCGCGACGCTGCTCGACACCTATGGCGAGGAACGCAGCGAGCATGTCCGCCAGCTCACCTCGCGCATCAAGGCGATCGGCCATGTGATCTGCGAGCGCGATCCCGACGCCGCAGCAGCACGCGACGAGCGCATTCTTGCGGAGGGTGGCGGCCAACCCCGCACCATCACCCGTCAGGAAATCGTGCCGCCATTGCAGACGGGACTACTGGCATTTCCCCTCCACCCGGCACACGGCACGCTGTTCCCCCAGCCATGGATCAAGACTGCAGAAGGACAGCGCCGTCTCGATAGCGTTGCCGGCACCGGATGGCGGCTTGTGCTCGATATGCGCAACGAACTGGAGCCCGGTCCCGATCTGCAAGCGATCATGACTGGGCTGGACATCAGGCCAATTCGCATCGGCCCCGCTGCCGATGGCGTACTTACTGAAGAGGACGGCGTTCTCGCCGCCTGGTTCGACCGTCACGACTGCCGCGCCGCAATCGTGCGGCCCGACCACTACGTCTTCGGTGTCGCCAGCGACGTTAGCGCACTCGACGCGCTGCTCACCGATCTTGCGGAGCGGCTCCAATGA
- a CDS encoding VOC family protein — MTHFPISALRSVDLDTPDLQRSEQFYTSVWGLDLVTRHEGVTYLRASGSDHHVVALRQGDRPALRAITFRLHSDAEFETIAAASVKHGATLLSGPAPNPAPDGGTLMTIRAPDGGVLRFVHGDLQHTEAPSSANRPTRLAHVNINSTGVDDLAAFYEQVLGFRLTDRSKIMAFVRCNSDHHAIVIADAAVNGLNHVAFLMPDLEAVMRGSGRMIDAGFPIAWGVGRHGPGDNVFAYFIDPVGIVIEYTAEVLQVDDSYVVRGPSEWVWPPGRTDHWGIAPPKADHVKAAQTAIGYADESAA, encoded by the coding sequence ATGACCCATTTCCCGATCTCCGCCCTGCGCAGCGTCGATCTCGACACGCCCGATCTGCAGCGATCCGAGCAGTTCTACACATCTGTGTGGGGACTCGACCTCGTGACACGCCACGAAGGCGTCACTTACTTGCGGGCCAGCGGCAGCGATCACCATGTCGTCGCCTTGCGGCAGGGCGATCGCCCCGCGCTGAGGGCCATCACGTTCCGACTGCATTCGGATGCGGAATTCGAAACGATCGCCGCAGCATCGGTGAAACACGGGGCCACGCTGCTCTCCGGCCCGGCACCAAATCCGGCGCCAGATGGGGGCACACTGATGACCATCCGCGCTCCGGACGGCGGCGTGCTGCGCTTCGTTCATGGCGACCTGCAACATACCGAAGCTCCGTCATCGGCCAACCGTCCGACACGCCTCGCGCATGTCAACATCAACAGCACCGGTGTCGATGATCTCGCCGCGTTCTACGAACAGGTACTCGGCTTTCGCCTGACGGACCGCTCGAAGATCATGGCCTTCGTCCGCTGCAACAGCGACCACCACGCTATCGTCATCGCCGACGCTGCCGTGAACGGGCTCAATCATGTCGCCTTCCTGATGCCGGATCTCGAAGCGGTGATGCGGGGCTCGGGCCGCATGATCGATGCCGGATTTCCCATTGCCTGGGGCGTCGGCCGTCACGGCCCCGGCGACAATGTGTTTGCCTATTTCATCGATCCGGTCGGGATCGTCATCGAATACACCGCCGAAGTTCTGCAGGTCGATGACAGCTATGTGGTGCGCGGCCCGTCGGAATGGGTCTGGCCACCCGGCCGCACCGATCACTGGGGCATCGCCCCGCCCAAGGCCGATCACGTCAAGGCAGCACAGACCGCGATTGGCTATGCCGACGAGAGTGCCGCGTGA
- a CDS encoding tripartite tricarboxylate transporter substrate binding protein, with amino-acid sequence MSAAVALAAAATMFGGAARAQDYPTKPITLIVPWPAGGSTDISMRAIADAASKHLGQPIAVDNKGGGGGTVGPATMAAAAKPDGYTISQIPITVFRLPLMQDVSWNPDKDFSYIIHLTGYTFGITTNAESQFKTWKDVVDFAKANPGKVTYATPGTGTSLHVGMEQIAAMAGIKLTQVPFKGGAETNAAVLGNHTMLQADSTGWRPLVDAGKLRLLMVWTDKRSPNFPDAPTLKESGYPMVYDSPFGIAGPKGMDPKIVAKLHDAFKKAIEDPAVIATLAKYDMVPNYKNTEDYKKFVVEVTNSERKVIEGIGLGKKPN; translated from the coding sequence ATGTCCGCTGCCGTCGCGCTCGCCGCGGCCGCCACCATGTTCGGCGGCGCAGCCCGGGCGCAGGACTATCCGACCAAGCCGATCACATTGATCGTGCCATGGCCTGCCGGTGGCTCCACCGACATCTCGATGCGCGCGATTGCGGACGCGGCGTCGAAACACCTCGGTCAGCCGATAGCCGTCGACAACAAGGGTGGCGGTGGCGGCACGGTCGGCCCGGCCACTATGGCAGCGGCGGCGAAGCCGGACGGCTACACCATCTCGCAGATTCCGATCACCGTGTTCCGTCTGCCGCTGATGCAGGACGTGTCGTGGAATCCGGACAAGGATTTCTCCTACATCATCCATCTCACCGGCTACACCTTCGGCATCACCACCAATGCGGAGTCGCAGTTCAAGACCTGGAAGGACGTGGTCGATTTCGCCAAGGCCAATCCCGGCAAGGTGACCTATGCGACGCCGGGTACCGGCACCTCGCTGCATGTGGGCATGGAGCAGATCGCGGCAATGGCCGGCATCAAGCTCACGCAGGTGCCGTTCAAGGGCGGCGCTGAAACCAACGCTGCGGTACTCGGCAATCACACCATGCTGCAGGCGGATTCCACCGGCTGGCGGCCGCTGGTCGATGCCGGCAAGCTGCGTCTGCTGATGGTGTGGACCGACAAGCGGTCGCCGAATTTCCCGGATGCGCCGACGCTGAAGGAAAGCGGCTATCCGATGGTCTATGACTCCCCGTTCGGCATCGCCGGTCCGAAAGGCATGGATCCGAAGATCGTCGCCAAGCTGCACGATGCGTTCAAGAAAGCCATCGAGGACCCCGCCGTCATCGCGACGCTGGCGAAATACGACATGGTGCCGAACTACAAGAACACCGAGGACTACAAGAAATTCGTTGTCGAGGTCACCAATTCCGAGCGCAAGGTGATCGAGGGAATCGGGTTGGGCAAGAAGCCGAATTGA
- a CDS encoding DNA starvation/stationary phase protection protein — translation MNTPTDLSADAVEKVAKALNGLLADAFALYLKTKNFHWHLSGRHFRDYHLMLDEQSDQIFATTDPLAERVRKIGGRTLRSIGEVAKLQTIKDNDEAYVPPVEMLRELMNDNKKMAAAMRKAHDICDDAKDVASASLLENYIDDTERRTWFLFEASRQEGGNEA, via the coding sequence ATGAATACCCCGACTGACCTCTCAGCCGACGCCGTGGAGAAGGTGGCCAAGGCGCTGAACGGGTTGCTCGCCGACGCCTTCGCGCTCTACCTGAAGACCAAGAACTTTCATTGGCATCTCAGCGGGCGCCATTTCCGCGACTATCACCTGATGCTTGACGAGCAGTCCGACCAGATTTTTGCGACGACAGACCCGTTGGCGGAGCGCGTGCGCAAGATCGGCGGTCGCACGCTGCGTTCGATCGGCGAAGTCGCCAAGCTGCAGACCATCAAGGACAACGACGAAGCCTATGTGCCGCCGGTGGAGATGCTGCGCGAGCTGATGAACGACAACAAGAAGATGGCAGCGGCGATGCGCAAGGCCCACGATATTTGCGACGACGCCAAGGACGTCGCCAGCGCCAGCCTGCTGGAAAACTATATCGACGACACCGAGCGCCGCACCTGGTTCCTGTTCGAAGCGTCGCGTCAGGAAGGCGGCAACGAGGCGTAA
- a CDS encoding amidohydrolase family protein, with protein MSAIARCGCGIDIHAHVVPASFPSYMGAAVPADWPSMADAKPCHKHVMMAGRVYRTVSDRCWDVAKRVTDMAEMELGVQAISPMPELLSYWMAPEPATDLLRYINDQMAEMIAHSGGRLIALGAVPLQDIDRAIAELHRLKHELGFAGIEIGSNINGKPIGSPDFDGFFAEVEKLDMAVFVHALRPSGMDRLVGPAQLQQVLAYPTDVGLAAASVITSNLLLRHPRLRMAFSHGGGTLASLLPRLQEGYQVFPVLQESIQESPTLQARRLYYDALVYDDPTLLHLIGKFGATQLMLGTDYPFAFHDRTPAARAASAISDEATRNLVLHANARRFLGLDEQASQ; from the coding sequence GTGAGTGCCATCGCCAGATGCGGCTGCGGGATCGATATCCACGCGCATGTCGTGCCCGCCTCCTTCCCGTCCTATATGGGTGCAGCGGTGCCGGCCGACTGGCCGTCGATGGCGGATGCCAAACCCTGCCACAAGCATGTGATGATGGCCGGCCGCGTCTATCGCACGGTGTCGGATCGCTGCTGGGATGTCGCCAAGCGCGTCACGGATATGGCGGAGATGGAGCTCGGCGTGCAGGCGATCTCGCCGATGCCGGAGCTGCTGTCCTACTGGATGGCGCCCGAACCGGCCACTGACCTGCTGCGCTACATCAACGACCAGATGGCCGAGATGATCGCGCATTCCGGGGGCCGACTGATCGCCCTCGGCGCGGTACCGCTGCAGGACATCGACCGCGCCATCGCCGAGTTGCATCGGCTGAAGCACGAACTCGGCTTTGCCGGCATCGAGATCGGCAGCAACATCAACGGCAAGCCGATCGGGTCTCCCGACTTCGATGGATTCTTCGCCGAGGTTGAGAAGCTCGACATGGCGGTGTTCGTCCATGCTCTGCGGCCGAGCGGCATGGATCGCCTCGTCGGCCCGGCGCAATTGCAGCAGGTGCTGGCCTATCCGACCGATGTCGGCCTTGCCGCAGCATCAGTGATCACCTCGAATCTCCTGCTGCGCCATCCGCGCTTGCGCATGGCGTTCAGCCACGGCGGCGGCACGCTCGCGTCGCTGCTGCCGCGGCTGCAGGAGGGCTATCAGGTGTTCCCTGTATTGCAGGAGAGCATCCAGGAATCACCGACCCTGCAGGCACGCCGGCTCTATTACGATGCGCTGGTCTATGACGACCCGACGCTGCTGCACCTGATCGGCAAGTTCGGCGCAACGCAGCTCATGCTCGGCACCGACTATCCCTTCGCGTTCCACGATCGCACTCCGGCGGCGCGCGCCGCATCGGCTATCAGCGACGAGGCCACGCGCAATCTCGTCCTTCATGCCAATGCAAGACGTTTCCTCGGCCTTGACGAGCAGGCTTCGCAATGA
- a CDS encoding fumarylacetoacetate hydrolase family protein, translating into MKLASFQIGGKPTWGVIEGDDALDVGALLGDRFPDLKSVIAADALSAVRDAAGKAKRIPTADITWLPVIPNPDKILCIGLNYEMHRKETGRAEVDNPTVFGRFANSQTGHLTNIIRPKVSTHLDFEGEIAIIIGKPGRHITQADAWSHIAGYACYNEGSVRDFQRHTHQFTPGKNFPETGGFGPWMMTPDELGDVAPLRLQTRVNGQVVQDATIDQMIFDIPRQIEYCSSFTRLEPGDVIATGTPGGVGAKRTPPLWLKPGDIVEVEIDRLGVLRNGVADEA; encoded by the coding sequence ATGAAATTGGCAAGTTTTCAGATCGGCGGAAAACCCACCTGGGGCGTGATCGAGGGCGATGACGCGCTCGATGTCGGCGCACTGCTTGGCGATCGTTTCCCCGACCTCAAATCCGTCATCGCGGCAGACGCATTGTCTGCCGTACGCGACGCCGCCGGCAAGGCCAAGCGCATCCCGACCGCCGACATCACCTGGTTGCCGGTGATTCCAAATCCGGACAAGATCCTCTGCATCGGCCTGAACTACGAAATGCACCGCAAGGAGACCGGCCGCGCCGAGGTCGACAATCCCACGGTGTTCGGCCGCTTTGCCAACAGCCAGACCGGACATCTGACCAATATCATCCGACCGAAAGTATCGACCCATCTCGACTTCGAAGGCGAAATCGCGATCATTATCGGCAAGCCTGGACGCCACATCACGCAGGCTGATGCGTGGAGCCACATTGCCGGCTATGCCTGCTACAACGAAGGCAGCGTGCGTGATTTCCAACGTCACACCCATCAGTTCACGCCCGGCAAGAATTTTCCGGAGACCGGCGGCTTCGGCCCCTGGATGATGACGCCGGACGAACTCGGCGATGTCGCGCCGCTGCGGCTGCAGACCCGCGTCAACGGCCAGGTCGTGCAGGACGCCACCATCGATCAGATGATCTTCGATATCCCGCGTCAGATTGAATACTGCTCGTCCTTTACCCGCCTTGAGCCGGGCGATGTGATCGCCACCGGCACGCCGGGCGGCGTCGGCGCCAAGCGCACGCCTCCGCTCTGGCTGAAGCCGGGCGATATCGTCGAAGTCGAGATCGACCGGCTCGGCGTGCTGCGTAACGGCGTGGCCGACGAAGCCTGA
- a CDS encoding GntR family transcriptional regulator: MLDLASPPSSSTQASTVYDRLREDLLSGRLEPGRKLQMRFLTDLYQTSQTPLREALNRLSADGLVDCREQRGFYVAEISRSELAELTKTRCWVESLALRESMAASTPQWEEQLLLAQHRLGRTPRSLNAEHFEDNPEWERLHRIYHRTLIGNCGSQSLIAFCGQLADQLYRYRRLSIRKAFPSRHVTDEHQAIMTAVLGGDADHAVELLTAHYRQTAEVILQDKQIFAELDGAEDAAS, from the coding sequence GTGCTGGACCTGGCTTCTCCGCCGTCCTCGTCGACCCAGGCGAGCACGGTCTATGACCGGCTGCGCGAGGATTTGCTTTCCGGGCGGCTCGAGCCGGGCAGGAAATTGCAGATGCGGTTCCTGACCGACCTGTACCAGACCAGCCAGACGCCGCTGCGCGAGGCGCTGAATCGTCTGAGCGCCGATGGTCTGGTCGATTGCCGCGAGCAGCGCGGCTTTTATGTCGCGGAGATCAGCCGGAGCGAGCTCGCCGAACTCACCAAGACCCGTTGCTGGGTCGAGAGTCTGGCGCTGCGCGAATCCATGGCAGCGTCAACGCCGCAATGGGAGGAGCAGCTTCTCCTCGCGCAGCATCGCCTCGGGCGAACGCCGCGCTCGCTGAATGCCGAGCATTTCGAAGACAATCCGGAATGGGAGCGGCTGCACCGCATCTATCACCGCACCCTGATCGGCAATTGCGGGTCGCAGTCGCTGATCGCGTTCTGCGGACAACTTGCCGACCAGCTCTACCGCTATCGACGTCTGTCGATCCGCAAGGCCTTCCCGTCACGCCATGTGACCGACGAGCATCAGGCGATCATGACTGCAGTTCTGGGCGGGGACGCGGACCATGCAGTGGAACTGCTGACGGCGCATTACAGGCAGACGGCTGAAGTCATTCTCCAGGACAAGCAAATCTTCGCGGAACTGGACGGGGCCGAAGACGCTGCATCGTAG
- a CDS encoding tripartite tricarboxylate transporter substrate binding protein, translated as MLTLSRRILLTGAILCLSLPAYAQSWPQKPVTIVVPQAAGNSPDVLCRIVAEKLSRALGQQFIVENRPGAANLVGAQTVARAAPDGYTFLFATSAALVTNPYTFKKLPYDPVKDFVPVAMVARSNHVLLVNPDVKAKTLAELIALEKSTPGSLSMAVDGARNISGLIAQTINKQAGTSFVLVPYNTITNAIQDSLTGRTQVTIQSASVAESFIKAGTLRALAIAGNKRVDSLSDVPAIAETLKGADLQGWFMMMAPTGTPAEIVDKLSAEIAQALKSPDVQERAPVLGFDVASGDVVTPAGAKRFFDAELVATGKTIQELGIQPE; from the coding sequence ATGCTCACATTGTCCCGTCGTATCTTGTTGACCGGCGCCATTCTTTGCCTCTCGCTGCCCGCCTATGCGCAATCATGGCCGCAAAAGCCGGTGACGATCGTGGTGCCGCAGGCGGCGGGCAACAGCCCGGATGTGCTGTGCCGCATCGTCGCCGAAAAACTCTCCCGCGCGCTCGGACAACAGTTCATCGTTGAGAACCGCCCGGGCGCCGCGAACCTCGTCGGCGCGCAGACCGTCGCGCGCGCCGCGCCCGACGGCTACACCTTCCTGTTCGCGACGTCGGCGGCGCTGGTCACCAATCCCTATACGTTCAAGAAACTGCCCTACGATCCCGTGAAGGATTTCGTGCCGGTGGCGATGGTAGCGCGAAGCAATCACGTCCTGCTCGTCAATCCCGACGTGAAAGCAAAGACGCTGGCGGAATTGATCGCGCTCGAAAAATCCACTCCCGGCTCCCTGAGCATGGCGGTCGACGGCGCGCGTAACATTTCCGGCCTGATCGCACAGACCATCAACAAACAGGCGGGCACCAGTTTCGTATTGGTCCCCTACAACACCATCACCAACGCGATCCAGGACAGCCTGACCGGACGCACCCAGGTGACAATCCAGTCCGCATCGGTGGCAGAGTCCTTCATCAAGGCCGGTACGCTGCGCGCGCTCGCTATCGCCGGCAACAAGCGCGTCGATTCACTGTCGGATGTGCCCGCGATTGCCGAGACGTTGAAGGGCGCGGATCTGCAAGGCTGGTTCATGATGATGGCCCCGACCGGGACACCTGCCGAGATCGTCGACAAGCTCAGTGCCGAGATTGCGCAGGCACTGAAATCGCCGGATGTACAGGAGCGTGCGCCCGTGCTCGGCTTCGACGTCGCCTCCGGTGACGTGGTGACGCCTGCGGGCGCGAAGCGCTTTTTCGACGCCGAGCTCGTGGCCACAGGCAAGACGATTCAGGAACTCGGCATTCAGCCTGAATAA
- a CDS encoding tripartite tricarboxylate transporter TctB family protein, with the protein MTDQTRPPFRLNNSELWTGVLGIALGVFVIRSGLKLKLGTINDPGSGFMLFYIGLLMCAFAATIILASVTEGGPTFGSRWEGASWGKPGAIIVILSAYAFALEPLGFLISTIPLMLVLLRVIDPVRWTLAIPLAVLAPVGVWWVLKRGLLIQLPSGIFEIG; encoded by the coding sequence ATGACTGATCAAACCCGCCCGCCATTCCGGCTCAACAATTCAGAACTCTGGACCGGCGTGCTCGGCATCGCGCTTGGCGTGTTCGTCATTCGGTCCGGCCTGAAGCTCAAGCTCGGTACCATCAACGATCCCGGCTCCGGCTTCATGCTGTTCTATATTGGCCTGCTGATGTGCGCTTTCGCTGCCACCATCATTCTCGCTTCGGTCACCGAAGGCGGACCGACCTTCGGCTCGCGATGGGAAGGTGCAAGCTGGGGCAAGCCGGGCGCCATCATCGTCATCCTCTCGGCTTACGCTTTCGCGCTCGAACCGCTCGGCTTCCTGATCTCGACCATCCCGCTGATGCTGGTGCTGTTGCGCGTGATCGATCCCGTGCGCTGGACGCTGGCGATTCCGCTCGCGGTGCTGGCGCCTGTTGGTGTGTGGTGGGTGCTGAAACGGGGCCTGCTGATCCAGTTGCCTTCGGGCATTTTTGAAATCGGCTGA
- a CDS encoding tripartite tricarboxylate transporter permease: MDVLVNVMHGFGVALQPVNILYCFIGVFIGTLVGVLPGIGPISAMSLLLPVTLSGTPESGIIMMAGIYYGSMYGGSTTSILVNIPGEAASVVTCIDGHQMAKKGRAGPALGISALGSFIAGTFALVMLMLVAPSLASVAIAFGPAEYASLMVLGLVVLTFLTQGSMAKALLMACIGIVLGLIGLDSITAQPRLTFGRIELIDGIGLVPVVMGLFGLGEVLLNTEQVIKRDIINAKITQLLPNKEDWKASAGPIGRGTILGFFLGILPGGGAVVASFASYALEKRLSKHPERFGHGAIEGVAGPEAANNAAAGGAFIPLMTLGIPPNVVMALLLGAFVIHGLQPGPLLITQNPGLFWGIVASMYIGNLMLLVLNLPLIGMWVKLLKLPYNVLFPLIILFTIIGVYCSSNNVFDVYVMIGFGVIGYFMRKFGYEPAPLVLAFVLGPLLENNLRKSLILSQGNLMTFIERPISAACLLLAVVLLIAPLLPALRKKREMVALDEGA; the protein is encoded by the coding sequence ATGGATGTTCTCGTCAATGTCATGCACGGCTTCGGCGTCGCGCTGCAGCCCGTCAATATTCTCTACTGCTTCATCGGCGTCTTTATCGGCACGCTGGTCGGCGTGCTGCCTGGCATCGGGCCGATCTCGGCGATGTCGCTGCTGCTGCCGGTGACGCTGTCCGGCACGCCGGAGTCCGGCATCATCATGATGGCTGGCATCTATTACGGCTCGATGTATGGCGGCTCGACCACGTCGATCCTGGTCAACATCCCCGGCGAAGCGGCGTCCGTCGTCACCTGTATCGACGGCCATCAGATGGCCAAGAAAGGCCGCGCCGGTCCGGCGCTCGGCATCTCCGCGCTTGGCTCCTTCATCGCCGGCACTTTCGCGCTGGTGATGCTGATGCTGGTGGCGCCGTCACTGGCCTCGGTCGCCATTGCGTTCGGTCCCGCAGAATATGCCAGCCTGATGGTGCTCGGTCTCGTGGTGCTGACCTTCCTGACACAAGGCTCGATGGCCAAGGCGCTGCTGATGGCCTGTATCGGCATCGTGCTTGGCCTCATCGGCCTCGACAGCATCACCGCGCAGCCGCGGCTGACCTTCGGCCGTATCGAGCTGATCGATGGCATCGGTCTCGTGCCCGTGGTGATGGGTCTGTTCGGGCTCGGCGAGGTGCTGCTCAACACCGAGCAAGTCATCAAGCGCGACATCATCAATGCCAAGATCACGCAGCTCCTGCCCAACAAGGAGGACTGGAAAGCCAGCGCCGGGCCGATCGGGCGCGGCACCATCCTCGGCTTCTTCCTCGGTATCCTGCCGGGCGGTGGCGCGGTTGTCGCGTCCTTCGCGTCCTATGCGCTGGAGAAGCGGCTGTCGAAACATCCGGAACGCTTCGGTCATGGCGCGATCGAAGGCGTTGCCGGACCTGAGGCCGCGAACAACGCGGCCGCCGGTGGCGCCTTCATTCCGCTCATGACCCTCGGCATTCCGCCGAATGTTGTGATGGCGCTGCTGCTCGGCGCTTTCGTCATTCATGGGCTGCAGCCCGGCCCGCTGCTGATCACCCAGAACCCCGGACTGTTCTGGGGCATCGTTGCCAGCATGTATATTGGCAACCTCATGCTGCTGGTGCTGAACCTGCCGCTGATCGGCATGTGGGTGAAGCTGCTGAAGCTGCCTTACAACGTGCTGTTCCCGCTGATCATCCTGTTCACGATCATCGGCGTCTATTGCAGCAGCAACAATGTGTTCGACGTCTATGTCATGATCGGCTTCGGCGTGATCGGCTACTTCATGCGCAAGTTCGGCTACGAGCCCGCGCCTTTGGTGCTGGCCTTCGTGCTCGGTCCGCTGCTGGAGAACAATCTGCGGAAGTCATTGATCCTGTCACAGGGCAATCTCATGACCTTCATCGAGCGGCCGATCTCGGCAGCCTGTCTGCTGCTGGCAGTGGTGTTGCTGATCGCGCCGCTGTTGCCTGCACTGCGTAAGAAGCGCGAGATGGTCGCACTCGACGAGGGCGCGTAG
- a CDS encoding VOC family protein produces the protein MSKISPCIWYETEAEEAARFYCSLVPNSSIDRVQRAPIDYPGGKAGNVLVVGFTLAGQSFIGLNGGSPATFSTAVSFTIHCEDQAEVDRVWDAILTNGGKANACGWINDRWGVPWQIVPNGFTEMLASENGEGAKRAMTAMMGMVKLDMAALKKAFDGN, from the coding sequence ATGTCAAAGATCTCACCCTGCATCTGGTACGAGACCGAGGCCGAGGAAGCCGCCAGGTTCTACTGCTCGCTGGTGCCCAATTCCTCCATCGATCGCGTGCAGCGCGCCCCGATCGATTATCCCGGCGGCAAAGCAGGCAACGTGCTGGTGGTCGGCTTCACGCTGGCCGGCCAAAGCTTCATTGGCCTCAATGGCGGCAGCCCCGCCACATTCAGCACGGCCGTGTCCTTCACTATCCATTGCGAGGACCAGGCCGAGGTCGATCGTGTGTGGGACGCCATTTTGACAAATGGCGGCAAGGCAAATGCCTGCGGCTGGATCAACGACCGCTGGGGCGTGCCTTGGCAGATCGTGCCGAACGGCTTTACTGAAATGCTTGCCAGCGAGAATGGCGAGGGCGCCAAGCGTGCCATGACGGCCATGATGGGCATGGTCAAGCTGGACATGGCCGCGCTGAAAAAGGCGTTCGACGGAAACTAG